From one Euwallacea fornicatus isolate EFF26 chromosome 4, ASM4011564v1, whole genome shotgun sequence genomic stretch:
- the Nplp1 gene encoding neuropeptide-like 1 isoform X2 — MRTSYSRALTKVNSDSSCDIEIAETLRTLINPQPTDSMQVQALRRQLLRRFQEDLDLAELQDDRNYKRNLASLAAWNNLPDEHKRNLEALARAGTWYKNPPEQSDDPNYKRSIANLAKNGQLPSTLHPIEDQKRGIEALARNGDLHQRQNLRTLLDSLDLKRNVASLARGFNFPVGGTAGFGKRSIANLAKNGDLPYVYGKRNVQSLARDGVLGKRSTEYSDDSAEKRNIQSIKAQQRTKRDADYFENEVVYQLPEDYEEMLQELASSQDVYPAEDKRFLGSLARSGWLPPRSRFRSTPEKRHVAALARLGWLPSYRSVRRFSRSGRSYLKSDTDDIVCRKDSPNGKTKNYSYSKISSLPLDNKRYLLQPAVDKILLRKMFKHPRMVF; from the exons GTTAACTCAGACAGCTCTTGCGACATTGAAATAGCAGAAACCCTACGCACACTCATCAATCCTCAACCAACCGACTCGATGCAAGTACAAGCGTTGCGACGCCAACTTCTCAGGAGATTTCAAGAGGATTTAGATCTGGCGGAATTGCAGGACGACCGCAATTACAAAAG AAACTTGGCCTCCCTTGCTGCATGGAACAACCTTCCCGATGAGCACAAGCGAAACTTAGAGGCTTTGGCTAGAGCGGGAACTTGGTACAAAAATCCTCCAGAACAGAGTGACGATCCTAATTATAAGCGCAGTATTGCGAATCTGGCAAAAAATGGGCAATTGCCCTCAACGCTACATCCCATAGAAGACCAGAAACGTG gTATAGAAGCTTTAGCCAGAAATGGCGACTTGCATCAACGCCAGAACCTTCGAACGCTACTGGACAGCCTGGATTTGAAAAGAAACGTGGCCAGTTTAGCCAGAGGTTTCAACTTTCCGGTAGGAGGCACCGCGGGGTTTGGTAAGCGTTCCATTGCGAACTTGGCCAAAAATGGAGATTTACCCTACGTTTATGGAAAGAGAAATGTCCAGTCATTGGCTCGTGATGGCGTTCTTGGAAAACGATCTACTG AATATTCCGATGATTCTGctgaaaaacgaaatattcAGTCCATAAAAGCCCAGCAACGTACCAAACGTGATGCTGACTACTTCGAAAACGAAGTGGTTTATCAATTACCTGAAGATTATGAAGAGATGCTGCAAGAATTGGCGTCGTCACAAGACGTTTATCCGGCAGAAGACAAACGTTTTTTGG GCTCACTAGCTCGGTCCGGTTGGTTACCACCCAGATCCAGATTCAGATCTACACCTGAAAAGCGACATGTGGCAGCCTTGGCCAGATTGGGTTGGTTGCCTTCGTACAGATCAGTACGGAGGTTCAGCAGATCCGGCAGATCATACTTGAAATCAGATACTGACGATATTGTTTGCAG GAAGGATTCCCCAAATGGGAAAACCAAAAACTACAGCTattccaaaatctcgtcgctaCCACTAGACAACAAACGGTACCTCCTACAGCCTGCAGTTGACAAAATTCTATTAAGGAAGATGTTTAAGCACCCTAGaatggttttttaa
- the Nplp1 gene encoding neuropeptide-like 1 isoform X1, giving the protein MENLGMVKLSLWCILVGCILMDKQVNSDSSCDIEIAETLRTLINPQPTDSMQVQALRRQLLRRFQEDLDLAELQDDRNYKRNLASLAAWNNLPDEHKRNLEALARAGTWYKNPPEQSDDPNYKRSIANLAKNGQLPSTLHPIEDQKRGIEALARNGDLHQRQNLRTLLDSLDLKRNVASLARGFNFPVGGTAGFGKRSIANLAKNGDLPYVYGKRNVQSLARDGVLGKRSTEYSDDSAEKRNIQSIKAQQRTKRDADYFENEVVYQLPEDYEEMLQELASSQDVYPAEDKRFLGSLARSGWLPPRSRFRSTPEKRHVAALARLGWLPSYRSVRRFSRSGRSYLKSDTDDIVCRKDSPNGKTKNYSYSKISSLPLDNKRYLLQPAVDKILLRKMFKHPRMVF; this is encoded by the exons GTTAACTCAGACAGCTCTTGCGACATTGAAATAGCAGAAACCCTACGCACACTCATCAATCCTCAACCAACCGACTCGATGCAAGTACAAGCGTTGCGACGCCAACTTCTCAGGAGATTTCAAGAGGATTTAGATCTGGCGGAATTGCAGGACGACCGCAATTACAAAAG AAACTTGGCCTCCCTTGCTGCATGGAACAACCTTCCCGATGAGCACAAGCGAAACTTAGAGGCTTTGGCTAGAGCGGGAACTTGGTACAAAAATCCTCCAGAACAGAGTGACGATCCTAATTATAAGCGCAGTATTGCGAATCTGGCAAAAAATGGGCAATTGCCCTCAACGCTACATCCCATAGAAGACCAGAAACGTG gTATAGAAGCTTTAGCCAGAAATGGCGACTTGCATCAACGCCAGAACCTTCGAACGCTACTGGACAGCCTGGATTTGAAAAGAAACGTGGCCAGTTTAGCCAGAGGTTTCAACTTTCCGGTAGGAGGCACCGCGGGGTTTGGTAAGCGTTCCATTGCGAACTTGGCCAAAAATGGAGATTTACCCTACGTTTATGGAAAGAGAAATGTCCAGTCATTGGCTCGTGATGGCGTTCTTGGAAAACGATCTACTG AATATTCCGATGATTCTGctgaaaaacgaaatattcAGTCCATAAAAGCCCAGCAACGTACCAAACGTGATGCTGACTACTTCGAAAACGAAGTGGTTTATCAATTACCTGAAGATTATGAAGAGATGCTGCAAGAATTGGCGTCGTCACAAGACGTTTATCCGGCAGAAGACAAACGTTTTTTGG GCTCACTAGCTCGGTCCGGTTGGTTACCACCCAGATCCAGATTCAGATCTACACCTGAAAAGCGACATGTGGCAGCCTTGGCCAGATTGGGTTGGTTGCCTTCGTACAGATCAGTACGGAGGTTCAGCAGATCCGGCAGATCATACTTGAAATCAGATACTGACGATATTGTTTGCAG GAAGGATTCCCCAAATGGGAAAACCAAAAACTACAGCTattccaaaatctcgtcgctaCCACTAGACAACAAACGGTACCTCCTACAGCCTGCAGTTGACAAAATTCTATTAAGGAAGATGTTTAAGCACCCTAGaatggttttttaa
- the Nplp1 gene encoding neuropeptide-like 1 isoform X3 — protein sequence MENLGMVKLSLWCILVGCILMDKQVNSDSSCDIEIAETLRTLINPQPTDSMQVQALRRQLLRRFQEDLDLAELQDDRNYKRNLASLAAWNNLPDEHKRNLEALARAGTWYKNPPEQSDDPNYKRSIANLAKNGQLPSTLHPIEDQKRGIEALARNGDLHQRQNLRTLLDSLDLKRNVASLARGFNFPVGGTAGFGKRSIANLAKNGDLPYVYGKRNVQSLARDGVLGKRSTEYSDDSAEKRNIQSIKAQQRTKRDADYFENEVVYQLPEDYEEMLQELASSQDVYPAEDKRFLGSLARSGWLPPRSRFRSTPEKRHVAALARLGWLPSYRSVRRFSRSGRSYLKSDTDDIVCRSRK from the exons GTTAACTCAGACAGCTCTTGCGACATTGAAATAGCAGAAACCCTACGCACACTCATCAATCCTCAACCAACCGACTCGATGCAAGTACAAGCGTTGCGACGCCAACTTCTCAGGAGATTTCAAGAGGATTTAGATCTGGCGGAATTGCAGGACGACCGCAATTACAAAAG AAACTTGGCCTCCCTTGCTGCATGGAACAACCTTCCCGATGAGCACAAGCGAAACTTAGAGGCTTTGGCTAGAGCGGGAACTTGGTACAAAAATCCTCCAGAACAGAGTGACGATCCTAATTATAAGCGCAGTATTGCGAATCTGGCAAAAAATGGGCAATTGCCCTCAACGCTACATCCCATAGAAGACCAGAAACGTG gTATAGAAGCTTTAGCCAGAAATGGCGACTTGCATCAACGCCAGAACCTTCGAACGCTACTGGACAGCCTGGATTTGAAAAGAAACGTGGCCAGTTTAGCCAGAGGTTTCAACTTTCCGGTAGGAGGCACCGCGGGGTTTGGTAAGCGTTCCATTGCGAACTTGGCCAAAAATGGAGATTTACCCTACGTTTATGGAAAGAGAAATGTCCAGTCATTGGCTCGTGATGGCGTTCTTGGAAAACGATCTACTG AATATTCCGATGATTCTGctgaaaaacgaaatattcAGTCCATAAAAGCCCAGCAACGTACCAAACGTGATGCTGACTACTTCGAAAACGAAGTGGTTTATCAATTACCTGAAGATTATGAAGAGATGCTGCAAGAATTGGCGTCGTCACAAGACGTTTATCCGGCAGAAGACAAACGTTTTTTGG GCTCACTAGCTCGGTCCGGTTGGTTACCACCCAGATCCAGATTCAGATCTACACCTGAAAAGCGACATGTGGCAGCCTTGGCCAGATTGGGTTGGTTGCCTTCGTACAGATCAGTACGGAGGTTCAGCAGATCCGGCAGATCATACTTGAAATCAGATACTGACGATATTGTTTGCAGGTCGAGAAAATAA
- the Nplp1 gene encoding neuropeptide-like 1 isoform X4: protein MQVQALRRQLLRRFQEDLDLAELQDDRNYKRNLASLAAWNNLPDEHKRNLEALARAGTWYKNPPEQSDDPNYKRSIANLAKNGQLPSTLHPIEDQKRGIEALARNGDLHQRQNLRTLLDSLDLKRNVASLARGFNFPVGGTAGFGKRSIANLAKNGDLPYVYGKRNVQSLARDGVLGKRSTEYSDDSAEKRNIQSIKAQQRTKRDADYFENEVVYQLPEDYEEMLQELASSQDVYPAEDKRFLGSLARSGWLPPRSRFRSTPEKRHVAALARLGWLPSYRSVRRFSRSGRSYLKSDTDDIVCRKDSPNGKTKNYSYSKISSLPLDNKRYLLQPAVDKILLRKMFKHPRMVF from the exons ATGCAAGTACAAGCGTTGCGACGCCAACTTCTCAGGAGATTTCAAGAGGATTTAGATCTGGCGGAATTGCAGGACGACCGCAATTACAAAAG AAACTTGGCCTCCCTTGCTGCATGGAACAACCTTCCCGATGAGCACAAGCGAAACTTAGAGGCTTTGGCTAGAGCGGGAACTTGGTACAAAAATCCTCCAGAACAGAGTGACGATCCTAATTATAAGCGCAGTATTGCGAATCTGGCAAAAAATGGGCAATTGCCCTCAACGCTACATCCCATAGAAGACCAGAAACGTG gTATAGAAGCTTTAGCCAGAAATGGCGACTTGCATCAACGCCAGAACCTTCGAACGCTACTGGACAGCCTGGATTTGAAAAGAAACGTGGCCAGTTTAGCCAGAGGTTTCAACTTTCCGGTAGGAGGCACCGCGGGGTTTGGTAAGCGTTCCATTGCGAACTTGGCCAAAAATGGAGATTTACCCTACGTTTATGGAAAGAGAAATGTCCAGTCATTGGCTCGTGATGGCGTTCTTGGAAAACGATCTACTG AATATTCCGATGATTCTGctgaaaaacgaaatattcAGTCCATAAAAGCCCAGCAACGTACCAAACGTGATGCTGACTACTTCGAAAACGAAGTGGTTTATCAATTACCTGAAGATTATGAAGAGATGCTGCAAGAATTGGCGTCGTCACAAGACGTTTATCCGGCAGAAGACAAACGTTTTTTGG GCTCACTAGCTCGGTCCGGTTGGTTACCACCCAGATCCAGATTCAGATCTACACCTGAAAAGCGACATGTGGCAGCCTTGGCCAGATTGGGTTGGTTGCCTTCGTACAGATCAGTACGGAGGTTCAGCAGATCCGGCAGATCATACTTGAAATCAGATACTGACGATATTGTTTGCAG GAAGGATTCCCCAAATGGGAAAACCAAAAACTACAGCTattccaaaatctcgtcgctaCCACTAGACAACAAACGGTACCTCCTACAGCCTGCAGTTGACAAAATTCTATTAAGGAAGATGTTTAAGCACCCTAGaatggttttttaa